TCAGTGCCAGATTTGCTGGATAAAGAGAAAAAAACATATAAATTGGTTAATCGAAGTGTTGAATCTCCACGAGAATATTCAGAACAACTCTGTAAGTTCATTCTTAGATGTCCTCAAAAGAAAGATATATGTGACAAAAAAGCCCCACCTAACTTTACCGTCGACAACACGGTAGTCAGGTGTTGGCTTTATCAAAAGGGAGGGGTGTAGTGTGAGGTACATCAAGTGGGTAGTTGTGGTTGTTCTGGCAATCGCGGGGATAATCAGTTTTGCACAAGAAGTTCTTCCTGGAATTCCTAGAAATGAGGTTATCATCATTGAAGATCCATCGGGTCGTTCTCTGAATCCTACAAGATTCAATCTCTGGGGAGGCGGCGTTTCAAGCTGGTCAACAGGTATCCAGCAGTTGTGTTTAGGAGCACTATGGTACATAGATCCAGATGCTGGAATTGAAGGAAACACATGGATCAATCTTTTGGCAGCCGACGCACCTGTGTACAACGATAACAAAACAGAGATGACTGTGAAATTGAGAAAAGGGATTTATTGGAGCGATGGTGTACCGTTCACTGCAGACGATTTAATATTCACAGTCGAAACACTGAAAAATCATCCCGAAATGACTTGGGGAGCATATATGCAGGTCAATGTCCAAGAAGTGAAAAAGATCGATGACTACACAGTCTTATTCAAGCTCGTAAAGTCAAATGGAAGATTTCACACAATTTTTACTGTGAGATGGTCTGCGTGCTATATCATGCCCAAACACATCTTTGAAAAAGTCCAAGATCCTGTCGCCTTTGATTTCTACCCACCGGTAGGAACTGGTCCATATGTTTTGAAATCATACGATCCGAATGGTTACTGGTTCCTGTGGGAATTGAGACAAGATTGGGAAAGGTCAGATCTTGGTGTGGTATTTGGAAAGAAACCTGGTCCAAAATACGTTCTGTACAAAGGAATAGCTTCTCCTGAGAAAAAGGTTATGGATCAGATGGCTCATGAACTCGATATAATCCATGATTTACCACCGGAAGGAGCGATAACCCTTCATCAAAACAATCCATATTGCGTCACTTGGTTTGATGGTTGGCCATGGGCACATCCAGACCCAACACTACCATCTTTGATTATGAATCATGAGCAGTTCCCATACAATTTGAAAGAAGTCCGCTGGGCTCTCACACTTGCCATTGATATTGTTCAAGTCGTATTGCAATCATACAACGGATGCGCAACTATATCACCAATCCATGTTCCACCAACAGGTAAGGATCCAGAATGGTACTTCGACAAGATAGAACCATGGTTGAAAGATTTCACAATTAAGGTAGGATCTGAGACATTCAAACCATATGATCCGACTATACCTACGAAGATAGCCGATGCCGTTAAGTATGCCTATGGCTATAAAGTTCCAGAAGATCCCTCAGAAATCAGGAAAATGGTTGGATATGGATGGTGGAAATATTCACCTGATGTAGCTGAAAAACTTTTAAAGAGCGTAGGGTTCAAAAAAGAAAAGGGAAAGTGGTTATTACCTGATGGTAAACCTTGGAAGATCTCTATACTCTGTGAGGCTGCGACGAGATCTGTTATGACAAGAGCAGCAGCAGCAGTTGCTGAACAATGGCGCAAATTTGGCATAGATGCTCAAATAGAAGCCGTAGAACCATCCATGTTGTGGACAAGGATGAATTATGGAGAAGACAAAGATACCATATATTGGGCATGGTGTATCGAAACATGGGGTGGTCATCCTGATTTATTCTGGTTCTTAGAGTCTTGGCATTCCGATTATTATAGACCAACTGGTCAGACTGTCGTAGCCAAGAACCCCATGAGATACAAGAGTGATAAAATTGACAAAATTATAGATTCGTTGAGACAAACCGACTTCTTTAAAGACACAGATAAAATGATCGATCTGGGTTTGGAATATGTGAAGACTTGTGTAGAAGATATGCCCATAATTCCTGTCTTCTCTTATAACGTATTCACAGTTTGTGACGGATATTACTGGACTGGTTATCCAACAGCAGAGGATCCTTACACAGATCCAGTACCAAACTGGGGAAATACGAGATTCATGTTTATAAAATTGCAGCCAACGGGAAGGAAATAGTTACAGGTTTTAATTAGATAACTTGTTAGAAGTCCACGGGAGGAGATCGTGTGAAAGATTTTTTGAAATTCATACTGAAATATTTCATAACAAGATTATCAATAAGTTTGCTTGTGATCTTCATAGGTGTTTCGATTATCTTCTTGATCCCACGACTCGTTCCAGGTGCAAATCCTGCAGAAATGGCAATCAGGCGATTGCAAATGGCAGGTGCTTATCTACCAGCAGATAGTATCGAAAAAATGAGACAAGCCTTACTGAAACTTTATGGTTTGGAAGGCTCCATCTTCAGGCAATATATAACATTCTGGAGAGAATTATTAAAAGGAAATTTAGGGCCTTCATTTGCCTCTTTTCCAACACCTGTTATAACGCTTATAGCTCGATCCCTCCCGTGGACTGTTGGTTTACTTGCTTTGACAGCGTTGATATCTTGGGTTTGCGGAACGATTCTTGGAGGGATTGCCGGTTACAGGAATAAGGGATTGTGGGTAAGAATTCTTGAAATTGTTTCAAATGCCGTGAGACCTGTCCCATATTATATCCTTGCTTTACTTTTGCTCATACTGTTTGCCTATGTACTACATTGGTTCCCAACTGGTGGTGCATACCAAATCGGATTGACGCCGACTTTGAATTGGGCTTTTGTCAAGAGCGTCATAAGATACGGTTTTTTACCAGCACTCTCGTTGATAATAATCGGTATAGGTGCATGGTTTTTGAATATGCGTAACCTTGTATCGAATATCACAGGTGAGTACTTTGTAACTTTTGCACATCAAATGGGACTGAAAGACTCAATTATACTTAAAAGTTATGTCATAAGACTTGCAATGCCCGCACAATTAACTGGTCTTGCTTTACAACTTGGGTTTATCTTCAATGGCACGATAATAACAGAAATCGTATTCAATTATCCCGGTTTAGGGACTTTAATTTATACAGCTATAATGCAATCTGACTACAATTTGGTCATGGGAACAACACTATTTTCAATAGTGGCTGTGGCATTTGCAACTTTATTTGTGGATCTTTTGCTGCCTTTTATAGATCCCAGGATTCAATATGTATCTGGATAAAAACACATGATTAACGGGAAGGAGAACAAGAGAGATGAATTCATTCATCGGTGTTGTCAAGAAGATGTTCAAAAATGATAGGAGATTTAAATTTGGTATAATCATTTTCGCATTTTTGCTGATTTTTGTGGTGTTATCGTTTTTTTCACCATATGATCCCCGCTCAAGCTATTATGCTCCCATCTGCCGTCCACCTTCTTTGAAACATCTTTTTGGTACTAACGGCAGAGGTCAAGACTTATTTTGGTTACTCACCTTTGCCTTGGGGAATTCATTGGTATTTGGTCTGGAGGTTGCCCTTTTATCCCGTGTACTGGCGATAATCATAGGTGTTATAGCTGGATATAAAGGCGGAAATGTGGTTGACAACATATTGATGTTGTTGTGTGACACATTTGTTGTTTTGCCAATTTTTCCAATATTGGTTTTTTTGCGCTTAATTGCACGCAGTATGAGCTTTTCTACTTTGGCAATTGTTTTAGCATTGTTTGGCTGGCCATGGGATGCAAGGCTCATAAGATCTCAAGTATTGAGTTTAAGAGAGCAAAAATACACGGTTACTGCGGTGTTTTCTGGTAGGAGCATTTTTGGTCTGATTTTCTCGGAATATTTTCCTCACATACTTCCAATCATACTTGCAACTACAATTAACAACATGCTTTGGTCTTTGGGTTTAGAAATAACCCTATCTATCTTAGGATTAGCTCCTTTAGATATTCCAACGATGGGGACTGTAACTTACTGGGCTATACAACAACAGGCGATGGTTACTGGTGCATGGTGGTGGATACTATTTCCAATCGTTTTTATAGTTTTGCTATTCACCTCTTTGTACCTTCTTTTCACCAGTATAACGTCTTTCATCAATCCACGTTTGAGGGCGGTTGGTGCCGGGGAGGTCAGCCGATGACTCGTGTACAGGTAAATGACTTAAAAGCATATTATGTAATCGAGCAAAATGGATCCCTTAAAAATATCAAAGCTGTGGATGGTGTGTCTTTGAACATAGAAGAATATGACTTTCTGGCTATAGTAGGTGAATCTGGATGCGGTAAAACGACTCTCGCTAAGGTGTTATATGGCGCGTTGGATCCGGCGTTATCGATAGTTGCCGGGAATGTGCGTTATAACTATGAGGATTGCGAATATGAGATTTCTCCCACTCGTAATACTCTTCCAAAAATGTGGTGGAAAAAGATTTCTTACATTCCTCAGGGCTCGCTGAGTGCTTTAAATCCTATAAGAAAAGTGGGTCAAATCTTTCGTGATCTTTTATCATCGCATGATATACCATTTGAAATCGAGGAAATAGAAAAACATATAGGGTTAGTTAATTTATCTGGTCAAGTTCTTCAAATGTATCCTTTTGAACTTTCGGGTGGTATGAAGCAGAGAGTTGTAATGGCATTGGCAACTTTTTTGAGCCCTCAGATAATAATCGCCGATGAACCTACATCTGCTCTTGATGTTGTCACTCAACGCGACATTCTCGGACTTCTCAGTTTTCTTCATAAATCAAAACAAATCAGTTTTGTGTTTATTACTCATGATATATCTTTGATACCAGGTTTGGCAAATGTTGTGGCTGTAATGTATTGCGGATGTATTGTGGAATATGGTCTTGTGGATGAAGTATTTTCTAACCCTCTGCATCCGTATACGAAATTTCTGCTTTCTTCAATTCCAAGGATAGGCGACAAGAGCGAAAAAAAACCTATACCTGGAGCAGTAGTCAGTTTGGTCAATCCTCCATCAGGTTGTAGATTCCACTCAAGATGTCCCTACAAAGGCGACTCGTGTGAGAATTCAAAGCCCAACATGATCAAAGTTGGTTCTGGTAGACATGAAGTTGCCTGCTGGTTGTACAAGTAACGATATTTGAGTTTAACTCAGAAAGGGGTGAGTTGTCATGACGTTCAGTATCCATGTTAATCCAAAAAAGATTTTGAAGCAAGTCAGTAAGTATATCTATGGACATTTCACAGAACATCTTGGAAGGTGTGTTTATGGTGGTTTATACGAAGAGGATTCTCCTCTCTCTGATGAAAGAGGTTTCAGAAAAGATGTACTCAGTGCTATAAAAAAGATCAGAGTCCCTGTTCTCAGATGGCCGGGTGGTAACTTTGTGTCCAATTATCACTGGCAAGATGGAATAGGTCCCAAAGATCAAAGACCTGCCAGATTTGACCTTGCTTGGCAACAGGAGGAATCCAATAGATTCGGTACAGATGAATTCATTGAATATTGTAGGGAAATAGGAGCTGAACCATATATATGCTTGAATATGGGTACAGGTAATCTCGATGAGGCATTGCATTGGTTGGAATATTGTAATGGGAATGGAAATACCTATTTTGCCAAGTTGAGAAGAAATTACGGTCATCCGGAGCCATACCATGTGAAATTCTGGGGTATAGGAAATGAAATGTATGGGGAATGGCAAGTTGGTCACATGACCGCCGAAGAATACGCAAAGAATGCAAGAGAATACGTAAAATGGATGAAAGTTTTCGATCCTTCCATAGAAACTGTGGTAATCGGTTGTGATGATGCAGATTGGAATGTGAAGATTCTCAAAGCAACTGGTGACATAACGGATTACATCTCATATCATTTCTACACGGGCTCTGAAGATTATTATGAAACGGTATCTACTGTCTATCTGCTCAAAGAAAGACTTATCGGTGTCAAGAAATTGATTGATATGGTTTGCAAAAGGAATGTCAAAATAGTTCTGGATGAATGGAATGTATGGCATAGGGTAATGGACAACAAATTGGAAGAACCATACACTTTGAAAGATGGGATATTTGCTTGTGGTGTCTTGATTCTTCTTCAGAAGATGAGTGATATTGTACCGATAGCAAACCTCGCACAATTAGTCAATGCACTTGGAGCAATCCACACTGAGAAAAATGGGCTTTATCTCACACCGGTTTATAAGGCTTTCGAACTCATTGTGAATCACTCTGGTGAAAAACTCGTGGAAACGAATATCGAGACGGAGAGATATGATATCGATGGCAAGATGTTTTTCAACAAGACACCGTTTTCATTGTCAGAGGTTCCCTACATTGATGGTGCTGCGACCATTTCTCAAGATGGAAAGAAATTGTACATTTCAACTGTCAATTATAAGAAAGAAGAACTCATGATAAATGTTAGAATAGAAGGAATGGGCAAGAAAATCGGAACACTTTATGTTCTCACTGGACCAGATGTAAACGCACAAAATACTCTGGCAAAACCAAATGTGGTTGATATTACCAGTCGATCGATTAATGTCGATACAGAATTCAAATTAAAATTAGACGCTTCTTCTTGTACAACATTAGAGATACAACTTGAATAGTTGTTATGAAAAAATGAGCAAAGTGTACAACATTTGAGTTTTTGATATTGACACATTTGGTAATGCTTATAATAAATAAAAGAGTCGTAAAATAAATACAAACAAATTCTTAGGAGGGAATAACTATGGAGAAACAAATGACAATCGGCTTGATAGTTGGTAACAGAGGCTTTTTCCCTGGTTCATTGGTGGAAGAAGGGCGCAAAAGAATACTCACCGTACTTGAGAAAAATGGTGTAACAGTAGTGACACTATCACCTGAGCAAACCAAATACGGAGCTGTGGAGAATCTCGAAGATGCGGAAAAGTGTGCAAAGTTGTTTAAAGATAACGCCGATGAAATCGATGGTATCATCGTGACGCTTCCAAACTTCGGTGATGAACGTTCTGCCGCGGCAGCATTGAGATTTTCTGGGTTGAATGTACCCGTTTTGGTTCATGGTTTTCCAGATGAATTGGAAAAACTCGATGTCAAAAACAGAAGAGATTCATTCTGCGGAAAGATCTCTTTGTGCAACAACCTTGTTCAGTATGGTATCAAGTTTTCAGATACAACTTTGCATGTTGAAGATCCAGAGAGTGCCGAATTCAAAAAAGATTTGGAACGTTTTCTTGCGGTGTGCAAAATAGTCAAAGGATTGAAGAATCTCAGAATAGGGGCGATCGGAGCCAGGCCTGCGGCTTTCAATACAGTGAGGTTTAGTGAAAAAATTTTAGAACAATATGGCATAAGTGTCGAGACAATCGATCTTTCTGAGATCATAGCGCGTGCAAAAAGTTTCGATTCAAAGGCAAATGAAGTCGTTCAAGAGCTGCAGAGATTGAAAGATACATTTAAACCCAAGAGAGTTCCTTCAGAGGCTTTAGATAAAATGGCACGGTTGGCTGCTACGATGAGAGAGTGGATAGAACAAAACAAGATAAAAGCCCTTGCCTTCCAATGTTGGACAGCTTTGGAGGAAATTTACGGTATTGTACCATGTGCAGTGATGAGCATGTTTTCTCAATCACTCATTCCAAGTGCTTGTGAGATGGATATCATGGGTGCTTTGTCTATGTACATCTTGCAACTTGCATCTGGTACTCCTTCTGCTTTGATGGACTGGAACAACAACTTTGGAAATGATCCTGAAAAAGCCATCATGTTTCATTGTAGTAATCTCCCAATTTGTTTCTTTGAAAAATGTGAAATGTCTTATCAGCAGATTATCGCTGGTACTGTTGGAAAAGAAAACACATATGGTACATGTGTTGGTAAGATAGCAAAGGGACCAGCTACATTCTTGAGACTCTCGTCTTTCGACACTCAAGGAACTATAGCAGGAGTCGTAGCCGAAGGAGAATTTACCAACGATAATCTGAAAACTTTTGGTGGATATGGAGTTGCTCACATCCCTAATTTAAGACAACTCTTGAGCATAATCACGCAATATGGATTCGAACATCACGTGGCGGTGAATAAGAGCCTTGTTATGGAAGCAGTTAAGGAGGCACTTGAAAAATACATGGGCTGGGAGATACTCACAACCGTTTGCTGTGATTGCCACTAATCAAAGGAGGTATCAGCTGTGTATTTGATAGGCAGTGATATAGGCACGCAAGGAACGAAGAGTGTGATCGTCGATGAATCCGGAAATGTCATCTGCGAGGCTTCAAGAGAGTATGATGTTATAAAACCCAAACCCAATTGGGCTGAACAATGGCCTGATCCATGGGTCAAGGCGGTTTTTGAAACCATAAAGGAAGTAGTTGAGAAATCCAAAGTGCCAAAGAAAGAAATCGCTGGAGCAGCCATCAGTGGTTTGTTTGGTGGAGCGGGTATCCCTGTTGATAAAAACATGGAAGCCCTATACCCTTGTCTAATCTGGATGGATAGAAGGGCTGTGAAAGAGACTGAATGGGTTAAGGAAAACATACCCAAGGAAGAGATCTTTGGCATAACTGGAAATTATGTTGATTCATATTTTGGATTTCCGAAGATGATGTGGATAAAAAACAACGTACCTGAAGTTTGGAAAAAGATCTACAAATTTGTCACACCAAAAGATTATGTGATCTATCAATTGACAGGTGAATTGGCAATTGATTATTCTTCGGCAGGCAATATAGGTGGTCTGTTTGATATTCGAAGACTCACCTGGTCTGACCATATGTGCAAAGTACTTGGAATTCCTAAGCAATACCTACCAGAGCGAATCGTCAAATCATCTGACATCGTTGGCAGAGTTACCGCTAAAGCAGCTCCACTTTGTGGACTTCTGGAGGGTACACCTATTGTAGCTGGTGGTATCGACGCACCCGTGGCTCAGCTTTCCGCAGGCGCTCTTGAAGAAGGAGAGCATGTGGCGATGGTAGGCACTTCTACCTGCTGGGGAACGGTACACGATGGGAGCAAGCTTGCATTTAATTTGGTGAGTTATCCATATGTGGTTTACGATACTGAGCGCATTTATACCTTTGGTGGCTCTGCAACGACAGGGGCACTTGCAAAATGGTTCAAAGAACAATTTGGTGAGTCTGAGACTGTGGTTGCAGAAAGAATAAACACTTCGCCATTTCAATTGTTTGACAAAGAAGCTGAAAAAATTGCACCAGGCAGTGATGGTATAGTCATACTCCCATATTTCATGGGTGAAAGATCACCAATTTGGGACCCATTTGCAAAAGGAGTCGTCTTTGGATTGAGTCTTTTCCACACTCGCGCACATCTTTACAGAGCTTTAATGGAAGGAGCTGCTTATGCTTTGAGACACAACATGGAAGAAGGTCTAAAAGCAGGATTGAAGCTCAACGATGAGTGTTGGATCGTGGGTGGGGTTGCAAAATCAAATCTTTGGGTGAAAATCTTTGCAGATATAACAGGTTTTAGAATGCGACAAGTGGCAAGTTTGGTAGAAGCTCCTTTTGGTGATGCGTTTCTGGCGGGTCTCGGCACCGGTGTTATTGGTAAACCAGAAGTAATTAAAAACTGGGTTAGATTCAAAGAAGCGATTGAACCAAATCAAGAAGCAAAGAGAACGTATGATAAGTACTATGAAATCTTTCTTGAATTGTACAACGACACCTCATCTCTGATGAAAAAACTCTGATCTTAAAGGTGAGGCGGTTGCCTCACCTTATTTTTTATTCCAGCTCCTGCCATTCGACATGGAAGGTACCTTCTTTGTCAATTCGCTCAAAGGTATGTGCTCCAAAAAAGTCTCTCTGTGCTTGTATTAAATTTGCAGGCAGATTTTCTTCTGTAAGACTAAATAGATAATCAATAGAATTATTCAAAACAGGAGTTGGTAAACCTGATTCTCTTGCTATTGAACTCACTCTCAAAACCGATGGAAGTTTTTCTTTGACAAAATTCATTGCGAGATCACTTGCGAGCAAGTTGATATTTTGCGGATTATCTTTGAGGATATTCCTGAGAAAGTCCAGGAGTTTTGCCCTAATAATACAACCACCTTTCCAGATTCTCAAGACTTCGAGCAAATCTATATTGTAATTGTATGCATTTGAAGCCTCATGGATAAGCCACAAACCTTGAGAAAATGAGAGAAACATATTAAAAAGCAATGACTTTTCGAGATCTTTAACAATTGATTTGTCCACATGAGCCATCTTTTTCTCTCCAAAAATCTTAGATAACTGTATTCTCTGTTCCTTAAAATGAGAAATAGTTCTTGCAAAGACAGCAACATTCAAAGATGGTGTTGGAACGCCAAGATCAAGAGCTGCCTGGGCAGTCCATTTACCGGTACCTTTCTGCTCTGCCTTATCGAGTATTAGTTCAACCAAAGGTCTGTTCGTTTCCTCATCCATATAATTCATAATCTTGTAGGTTATTTCTACGAGAAACGATCCAAGTTCACCTTTATTCCATTCTTCAAAGACACGACCTATTTCTGCGCTGTTCATTTTCAGAACTTTTCTCATAATATCGTATATCTCAGAAATTGACTGCATTAT
The DNA window shown above is from Thermotoga profunda AZM34c06 and carries:
- a CDS encoding FGGY-family carbohydrate kinase; this translates as MYLIGSDIGTQGTKSVIVDESGNVICEASREYDVIKPKPNWAEQWPDPWVKAVFETIKEVVEKSKVPKKEIAGAAISGLFGGAGIPVDKNMEALYPCLIWMDRRAVKETEWVKENIPKEEIFGITGNYVDSYFGFPKMMWIKNNVPEVWKKIYKFVTPKDYVIYQLTGELAIDYSSAGNIGGLFDIRRLTWSDHMCKVLGIPKQYLPERIVKSSDIVGRVTAKAAPLCGLLEGTPIVAGGIDAPVAQLSAGALEEGEHVAMVGTSTCWGTVHDGSKLAFNLVSYPYVVYDTERIYTFGGSATTGALAKWFKEQFGESETVVAERINTSPFQLFDKEAEKIAPGSDGIVILPYFMGERSPIWDPFAKGVVFGLSLFHTRAHLYRALMEGAAYALRHNMEEGLKAGLKLNDECWIVGGVAKSNLWVKIFADITGFRMRQVASLVEAPFGDAFLAGLGTGVIGKPEVIKNWVRFKEAIEPNQEAKRTYDKYYEIFLELYNDTSSLMKKL
- the gndA gene encoding NADP-dependent phosphogluconate dehydrogenase; translation: MKANIGVVGLAVMGQNLALNIARNGYAVAVYNRTAERTKKFVEERVKGEKIFPSFDIQHFVDSIEKPRKIILMVKAGSPVDEIIEELLPYLEKGDLLIDAGNSHYADTNERLERLSHHGILYLGMGVSGGEYGALHGPSIMPGGSLEAYKMVQDVLTKIAAKTEDGPCCTYVGNGSAGHFVKMVHNGIEYSIMQSISEIYDIMRKVLKMNSAEIGRVFEEWNKGELGSFLVEITYKIMNYMDEETNRPLVELILDKAEQKGTGKWTAQAALDLGVPTPSLNVAVFARTISHFKEQRIQLSKIFGEKKMAHVDKSIVKDLEKSLLFNMFLSFSQGLWLIHEASNAYNYNIDLLEVLRIWKGGCIIRAKLLDFLRNILKDNPQNINLLASDLAMNFVKEKLPSVLRVSSIARESGLPTPVLNNSIDYLFSLTEENLPANLIQAQRDFFGAHTFERIDKEGTFHVEWQELE
- a CDS encoding ABC transporter permease — translated: MNSFIGVVKKMFKNDRRFKFGIIIFAFLLIFVVLSFFSPYDPRSSYYAPICRPPSLKHLFGTNGRGQDLFWLLTFALGNSLVFGLEVALLSRVLAIIIGVIAGYKGGNVVDNILMLLCDTFVVLPIFPILVFLRLIARSMSFSTLAIVLALFGWPWDARLIRSQVLSLREQKYTVTAVFSGRSIFGLIFSEYFPHILPIILATTINNMLWSLGLEITLSILGLAPLDIPTMGTVTYWAIQQQAMVTGAWWWILFPIVFIVLLFTSLYLLFTSITSFINPRLRAVGAGEVSR
- a CDS encoding ABC transporter ATP-binding protein, encoding MTRVQVNDLKAYYVIEQNGSLKNIKAVDGVSLNIEEYDFLAIVGESGCGKTTLAKVLYGALDPALSIVAGNVRYNYEDCEYEISPTRNTLPKMWWKKISYIPQGSLSALNPIRKVGQIFRDLLSSHDIPFEIEEIEKHIGLVNLSGQVLQMYPFELSGGMKQRVVMALATFLSPQIIIADEPTSALDVVTQRDILGLLSFLHKSKQISFVFITHDISLIPGLANVVAVMYCGCIVEYGLVDEVFSNPLHPYTKFLLSSIPRIGDKSEKKPIPGAVVSLVNPPSGCRFHSRCPYKGDSCENSKPNMIKVGSGRHEVACWLYK
- a CDS encoding ABC transporter permease gives rise to the protein MKDFLKFILKYFITRLSISLLVIFIGVSIIFLIPRLVPGANPAEMAIRRLQMAGAYLPADSIEKMRQALLKLYGLEGSIFRQYITFWRELLKGNLGPSFASFPTPVITLIARSLPWTVGLLALTALISWVCGTILGGIAGYRNKGLWVRILEIVSNAVRPVPYYILALLLLILFAYVLHWFPTGGAYQIGLTPTLNWAFVKSVIRYGFLPALSLIIIGIGAWFLNMRNLVSNITGEYFVTFAHQMGLKDSIILKSYVIRLAMPAQLTGLALQLGFIFNGTIITEIVFNYPGLGTLIYTAIMQSDYNLVMGTTLFSIVAVAFATLFVDLLLPFIDPRIQYVSG
- a CDS encoding alpha-N-arabinofuranosidase, with amino-acid sequence MTFSIHVNPKKILKQVSKYIYGHFTEHLGRCVYGGLYEEDSPLSDERGFRKDVLSAIKKIRVPVLRWPGGNFVSNYHWQDGIGPKDQRPARFDLAWQQEESNRFGTDEFIEYCREIGAEPYICLNMGTGNLDEALHWLEYCNGNGNTYFAKLRRNYGHPEPYHVKFWGIGNEMYGEWQVGHMTAEEYAKNAREYVKWMKVFDPSIETVVIGCDDADWNVKILKATGDITDYISYHFYTGSEDYYETVSTVYLLKERLIGVKKLIDMVCKRNVKIVLDEWNVWHRVMDNKLEEPYTLKDGIFACGVLILLQKMSDIVPIANLAQLVNALGAIHTEKNGLYLTPVYKAFELIVNHSGEKLVETNIETERYDIDGKMFFNKTPFSLSEVPYIDGAATISQDGKKLYISTVNYKKEELMINVRIEGMGKKIGTLYVLTGPDVNAQNTLAKPNVVDITSRSINVDTEFKLKLDASSCTTLEIQLE
- a CDS encoding ABC transporter substrate-binding protein, translating into MRYIKWVVVVVLAIAGIISFAQEVLPGIPRNEVIIIEDPSGRSLNPTRFNLWGGGVSSWSTGIQQLCLGALWYIDPDAGIEGNTWINLLAADAPVYNDNKTEMTVKLRKGIYWSDGVPFTADDLIFTVETLKNHPEMTWGAYMQVNVQEVKKIDDYTVLFKLVKSNGRFHTIFTVRWSACYIMPKHIFEKVQDPVAFDFYPPVGTGPYVLKSYDPNGYWFLWELRQDWERSDLGVVFGKKPGPKYVLYKGIASPEKKVMDQMAHELDIIHDLPPEGAITLHQNNPYCVTWFDGWPWAHPDPTLPSLIMNHEQFPYNLKEVRWALTLAIDIVQVVLQSYNGCATISPIHVPPTGKDPEWYFDKIEPWLKDFTIKVGSETFKPYDPTIPTKIADAVKYAYGYKVPEDPSEIRKMVGYGWWKYSPDVAEKLLKSVGFKKEKGKWLLPDGKPWKISILCEAATRSVMTRAAAAVAEQWRKFGIDAQIEAVEPSMLWTRMNYGEDKDTIYWAWCIETWGGHPDLFWFLESWHSDYYRPTGQTVVAKNPMRYKSDKIDKIIDSLRQTDFFKDTDKMIDLGLEYVKTCVEDMPIIPVFSYNVFTVCDGYYWTGYPTAEDPYTDPVPNWGNTRFMFIKLQPTGRK
- a CDS encoding L-fucose/L-arabinose isomerase family protein, with product MEKQMTIGLIVGNRGFFPGSLVEEGRKRILTVLEKNGVTVVTLSPEQTKYGAVENLEDAEKCAKLFKDNADEIDGIIVTLPNFGDERSAAAALRFSGLNVPVLVHGFPDELEKLDVKNRRDSFCGKISLCNNLVQYGIKFSDTTLHVEDPESAEFKKDLERFLAVCKIVKGLKNLRIGAIGARPAAFNTVRFSEKILEQYGISVETIDLSEIIARAKSFDSKANEVVQELQRLKDTFKPKRVPSEALDKMARLAATMREWIEQNKIKALAFQCWTALEEIYGIVPCAVMSMFSQSLIPSACEMDIMGALSMYILQLASGTPSALMDWNNNFGNDPEKAIMFHCSNLPICFFEKCEMSYQQIIAGTVGKENTYGTCVGKIAKGPATFLRLSSFDTQGTIAGVVAEGEFTNDNLKTFGGYGVAHIPNLRQLLSIITQYGFEHHVAVNKSLVMEAVKEALEKYMGWEILTTVCCDCH